CCTCCGCGTTGCCCACGCTGAGCGTGATTCTCAAACCCTCGTCCACCACGATGGTATCCACCTGACGGCAGCCGTTCGATTGGTCAATCACCGTGACAGTATAAGTCCCCGCGGCCAATCCCGTGATGGTGGGGGTAGTGGCTGTGGTGCTCCATTCGTAGGTGTATTGCCCGCTGCCACCGCTGGGGGTGGCAGTGGCAGTGCCGTCGTTGGCACCCGACACGGATTCGGGCGTGGAGGTGGTCACGAGGGTGAACACCTGATTCAGACCGGGTGTTACGTTCACGTTGACGGTGCAGGCGTTCAAATTGCCCGCCTCGTCCACAGCAGTCAAGGTCACGGGGTTGAAACCCAAATCGCCGCAATCGAACAGGTTTTTCGAGAGGAACATGGTGTCAATGCCACAGTTGTCGGTGCTGCCGAGGTCAACGTCGTTGGGCGACAGGAGGGCTTGGCCATTGGTTCCGAGCGCGATGACGATATCGTTGTTGCAAATCAAGGTCGGGATGCTGTTGTCAATCACCACCAGAATGATGGAATCCACAGCCGTGTTGTCACAGGCATCTTTTGCCGTGATTTGGATGTTGTATAGGCCTACCACATATTCGCCGCTCAAATCCGAGTCGCCGTCGCCTTGCGGCCCATTGTTGGTGATGGCAAGCAGGCTATCGGGCTGGCAATCGCTCACGAATTGCGCCACATCGAACGACCAATTGACCGAGCAGGTCAAATTGATGGGGAAACTCGCCGTGAAGAGCGTCACCGTGTCGGGCATTCCCGTGAACACGGGTGCCTCATCGTCGGTCACCACCACATTTTGCGTGTGCACGGCGGTGTTGCCGCAATCGTCGGTAGCTATCCAAGTGCGTTGTATGGTATAGCTGAATTGGCCGCAACTGCCTTGTCCGACATTCACGGTGTCGAGTTCCAACACCACGCTCACATTGTTGGTACAGTTGTCGAAGGCCGTCACGACGGGCGGCACCGTCAAAGTGTCGGTACATCCGATGGTAATATCGGCGGGCAAAAGCGAGAGTGTCGGTTTCACGGTGTCCAGCACGCTCAAAATTTGCACACAAGTGGCGGAATTGTTCGCTTGGTCAATTGCCGTCCAAGTGCGTTGAATATCGTAGCAAGCATTGCCCGTGCCGGCGACTATGGCATCCGTGAAGGAGACCGTCGTCGTTGGGCAGTTGTCGCTGGCCAAAGCAAAACCTTGCGTATCGGGCGAAAGGTCAACATTGCAGATGACCGTTCTATCGGGCGGGCAGGCTGTGATAGTTGGCACTACGTTGTCCTGCACCACGATGAATGTTTCGCAGATGGCTTGGTTGCCCGCTTCGTCTTCCACATACAAGCGCACCGGATGTTGCGTCACCCCATCCGCGTCGGGGCAAGTGAAAACGATGGCAGAAGTGATGGGGCCAAGCGGGTTGAGACGCTGTATGCTCAAGGCCAAATCATTCTGTGCGGTGCAGTTGTCCGAGCTGCTCGCATTGATGTTGGCAGCCGTCACCGTCACCGTGCCAGAGGCTTGTAGCGACACGCTCACCCCATTGATGCAAGCCGCGATGGGGTCGGTGCCGTCCTTTACCTCTATAAATATCTCGTGCGTCGTTATGTTGTCATTCCCATCTCTGACCGTGTAAATGAGCGTGTAGGTGCCTACCGCCAACACATCGAAAAACTCCGTGCCTTGGTCGCTCAGGTTGTTGGTGATGGTCAGCGAAGTCGTGTCACAATCGCTGATGAAGGGGAAAATGTCAAAGCTCACGGTGTCTTTGCAATCCAAATTGTTCAAGTCCGTGAACACTACGAGTGTATCGGGCGCGCCAATGATTTGGGGTGCCTGAGTGTCCAATATCACAATCAATTGCGTCCCCGTGCTGACATTGCCGGCATCGTCGGTGGCCGTCCAGAGGCGTTGCAGGACGTAGGAATAGTCGTTGAGGAACAACACGGTATCTTGCTGGAACGCAATTTCCACGTTGTTGTCGCAGGCATCCGCGGCCGTCACGCTGGCTGGGTTTGGAATCGGGTCACAAGCCTCCAAGGCAAGGTCGGCGGGGATGGGCGACAGTTCGGGAGCCGTCACGTCCAGCGCCAGCACCGAGGTGGAGCATTGGGCGGTGTTCCCGCTCACATCCGTCACCGTCAGCACCACCGTCACTGGGTCGTTCAAATTCGCGCAGGTCAGCACCGCAGGGCTGATGTCCAAGTCAACAGGCCCACAATCGTCGGGGTCTGTGCTGCCATCGTCAATTTCCGCGACACTGAGGGCATAGTCGCCGGCAGGTGTCAGCTCCACCGTGAATGGTTGTTGGCAAAATGCCAACGGAGGGTTGTTATCGGGTTGAATCTGAACACTTTGCAGTTGTGTCGTCGTGTTGTTCTGCGGGTCTGTGTACGACCATGTGATGGCGTAGTTGCCCGCATTGAGCACATAACGCGGCGGGCCGCCCGGCACCAAAGGAGGCAGGATTTCTACCACCGGGGCAGAGGGCGTGCCGTAAATCGTGTCGAAGTCAATCCCATTGCAATCAAGCGCCATAGGGGCCTCCACGGTGTCCAAGCCGCAAGACGTAAGGATGTCGGGCAGGAAAGGCAACACCGGCACAGGCGACGTGCCATCAAACAGCGTGACGGTGAACGTGCAAGGAACGGCGCTCAAGCTATCCGCTTGGCCGTCTTGGGCCATCATCGTCACGATGAAGGTTTCGCCCGCCTGCACATCGGCCACCACATCGGAAAGTGTGGTGCCCGCAGCGGGGGTTTGCGTGATGAAGACATTGCTTGGGCAATTGTCCGTCACCTGCAAGCCATTGATATAACTGGGCACGAGTGTCTCGTCGGTGCAGCCTGCCGTGATGGACAGGTTTTGGTCAGAAGGACAGAGGATGGTAGGGGCTTCGTTGTCAATCACCCGAACGGTGAAGGCACACACCGTGGTGTTGCCCACCTCGTCGGTCGCCGTGTAGGTAATCACCGTGTTGCCCACCGGGAAGAAGGTGGTGGGGAAAATGCCAAACATGGGTGGATTGACATAGGTGAAGGGAGATGAAGCATTGATGGCGCTTTGCACCGAGGCATCGCTAATCGTCTCCGTCACCGTGTAGTTGGAGCAATCAAAGAAACTTTCCTCATTCGCGTTTGCAAACGGGCGGTACCAAGAGAAGATGTTGCCGCAGTTGCCAGTGGCATTGAGTATGACAAAAGTGCTGTCGCACACCAAATTCGTATTGCCCAAATAAGCGCCGAACGGCTCATTTATGACTGGGCCGTTCACATCCGCCACTTCCACTGTCACGGTCACTTCGCTGCTGTTGCCGCAGGGGTCTGTCACGGTGAAAGTCACCTCGGAAGTGCCAATTGGGAAATCCGCCGTCGCCGCCGCGCCCGTGCCGTTGATGTTGGGGCCAACGCCCAACGGAGCCAAGTCAATGACGTATGTGAGCGTGTAATCCGCAAAGTCGGTGGTACAGTTGTCCGTCACGTTGGCATCCAGTATTTCCACCGTGTGCGTAGCTACGCATTGCGGCACGTCGTCGTAATTGTTAGCTTCCAAACTAATGAGCGTATCAACATCCGAAATGACAGGCGCTTGCGTGTCGAGCACCGTAATGGTCTGTAAATGGGTGGTGAAATTGCCAGATTGGTCGCTCACCGTCCAGGTGCGGAACACGAAGAACGAATTGGCGCACGAGCCGGGCACCTCCGAATCGGAAAAAGCGATGTCGAGCGTGGCGCCACAAGCATCGTCGCAGGCATCCGTCACATCAGCCAGCGTGATTTGGCCCAGTGTGGCAAAATCGTTGGCATCATAGTCGCTGCATTCCACCGTGACATCGGGCGGCGCAACCACGTCGGCATCTATGATGACGGGCGGTGTCACATCGTTTGCCGTTACCGTTTTTGTGCAAACGGCGGTATTGCCAAACACGTCGGTGGCGCGGAAGGTCACGATGTTCGCGCCTTTGTCCTGACAAGTAAATTGATATTCTGCCGCAAAACCGCTGCCATCCACGTCCACCTCAAAAGTGAGCGGACAGGGTGGCGCGTCGTTCAGGGTGTTGTCTTCTATGTTGAAATTCAGCGCGTAGTCAGCCGCATTCAAGACGAATTGGCAATCGGCATCCAGGTCAATATCAGGCGCCACAAAAAGGTCACAGTCGGTGATGACGGGTGCGAGGGTGTCGCTGACCGTCACGACGCAAAGCGCCGAGTCGCGGGCGTTGCTAAAATCTTCCACAATGAAAAGGTAGTCATTGGGGCCGACGTTGAGACAATTGTAGGTCACCGTATCGCTCACCAATGCCAAAAAGCAGTTGTCTGTGCTGTTGTTGTTGAGTTGCGAAGGCACCACCGTCACAGTACCATTAGCATCCAAAAAGACTTCAATGTCTTTGCAAATCGCCACTGGGGGTTGGTCGTCGAGCACCACCACCTCAAAAGTGCAAATGCCGATATTGCCTGCCACATCCGTTGCCGTGTAGGTAATCAGCGTCGCACCCAAATTGAAGAATTGACCGGGATTGTGCGAATTTGTGAGCAGCAAAACACCCGGGCAATTGTCCGTAAAAGTGGGAGGAGTCCAAGTAACCGCCGCTAAACAACCAGCCAAATTAGCGGTCACCGGTGCCGGGGTTGGGCAATCCAACGTCTGCGGCGGCACGAGGTCTTCCACCGTCACATTGAAACTGCAAGAAGTCGTGTTGCCATCGGCATCCTCAAAAATATAGGTGACTGCCGTAGCACCGATGTTGAATACTGTCCCATCTGGAATCGGGTAAGTGCCGGAGCCTGACGTGACACCCGTCAAAGTGTAGCCGATGGAGACCACCCCGCAATTGTCCTTGTATTGGCCGGGGGCATTGATGATGCCGTCAGCCGGAAGTTCCGTCAGCAACAGTCCCGGAATATTTTCAGAAAGCGCATCGCAGGTAGTCGTGTCCGTGGAAGCCACGAAGTCGGTGGGGCAATTGACGATGGGCGCCAGTTCGTCCACCACGTTCACGGTGGCGGTACAAGTGGATGTATTGCCATCGCCATCACTCACCGTAAGGGTCACGATGTTGTCGCCCAAATTGGCGCAAGTCAGCGTATCGGGAGTCACCCAAATCGAGTCGAGGCCACAGTTGTCGCCGGAAGTCGCGTTCACCAAATCGGGATTCACCACCACGAAGCCATTGGCGTTCAGCGAAAGCGGTATCACCGTGCCAATGCAGTTGGCGACCGGGACACCTGTCTCAATCACCGTGACGGTAATCGTCACTGTGTCGCAATTGCCAAAGCCATCGCACCAGATATAGGGAATCTCGGTGACACCCACCGGGAATTGAATCGCCACAAATTTTGTCGAAGGGTCGCACACGTCCAACGCAGGAATCACATTGAGGAAATCCGGGTCAGGCACGCCATTTATGATGGCGGGGCCTTCGGTCGGTTGGAGCATAATGGCACCACACACGCTCAATTCAAAGTTATCAAAAACAGGCACCACACAATCCGTCACGCTCGGCCTTTCGATGGTCACCACCGTAGAGCAATCCCCAGAGGTCACGTTCACGTTGTAAGTATCTGGGAACGTATAGGAAAGCACCGGAGGGGTAACATCCACCACTGTCACGGTGGCGCTGCAAGTGCTGGTATTTCCGGCGCTGTCCAAAGCGGTCAGCGTCACGCCGTTGTCGCCAATGTCGTCGCAGCTGAATTGTGTCTTGCTGACGTGGAAAGGTGAAATCGTCGTGGTGGCCGCTCCAAAAAGCCCATCAAACGAATTGGCCACCAGACAAAAATTGTCGCCCTCGTTCAAGGCAACCACGACAGAACCAGACTGGAAAAACCCGCCAGCGTTATCCGACAATTGCGTGAAAGCCCCATTGACCTCAAAGCCAAAGGGATCGAACTCCGCATCATCGGAGGTGAAATAGTCCCAAGTGAACGCCACCGTGGTGGTTTGTGGAATATCAATGCAAATTTTGGTGTCGCCGCCATTGCCGTCGTCGTTGGAAGTCAGCGCCACCGAAGTGGGCAGCCCGGAATCATCCGCGCTCCCGTCGCCCGTGGAGCTAAACGTCCAATGGTTGAAAGCGTAGTAGTAGGCAAACCCCGACACAAACAATCCTACGGGGTTGTCGCAGTTGTCGCTGCTGCCATTGTCGAGGTCCATTCCCATCACCAAGGCTTTGCCTTCCGCGTCCAGATTGACGGTAATGTCTTGACATTCAGCCGTCGGCGGTGTCACGTCGTTCACGGTGATTTCCACCGCGCAAGTGGCCGTCAGCCCCACCCCATCGGTGGCGGTCCAGAGTACCACCGTTGTCCCGGCGGTGAACGCCGCCCCGTCCAGCGTGGCTGTACCGTTGTAGTCGTTGACGATGCTGGCCACTATGCAGTTGTCAGTAGCGGTTGCATCCAAGCCCGTACCGCTCACCGTGTATTCGCAATTGGCATCGGCATTCTCTGTGACCAAAAGTACTGGGCAAGCAATCATGGGCACCTCTATGTCGTCCACCGTCATGTCATCGGTGGCGCTGCCGGAGCAGCCGCCAAAATCGTATAGATAGGTAATGGTGTGGATGCCCACACCTGCTACGGTTGCGTTGAAATTATTGCCCGTGACACCGAGACCCAGATAGGTGCCGCCGGGCGGCAAGCCACCTGTCAGTTCGACCATCGTGTCGTTGGGGCAAGCGAAGTTCGTGCCCAGCGCAAGGGTCACAACCGGCGCGTCCAGCGTGATGCTCGCATTGTTCTGGGGTGTGATGGTGTTGGTCTCGAACATACTGTTCGACACTTCCATCAGGAGCGGCGTGTCGGTAATCTCGACCGCCGCCGCGCCCCCTCCTACCACCTGAAAAGTGATGGTCAGCAGCACCGTGCCGTCAGCGAGGTCTTCGCCCACGACACCGTCCGGGTCGAGCCAGACATATACCAGTTCGCCATTGTCCGTGTCACCGCCCACAATCGGGTCGCCTCCTACACCGCCAATCTCCAGTGCGCTATGGCTGATATATTTCAATTGTGTTTCGTTCCAGTTGACGCTGTATTGTAAAGCGCCAATATCCGCGAAACCGCCTACCACCGCGATGGTGACATCCACCAAATCGCCGCAGGTGGCGTTGGCTGGCCCGCTCGTTTCCAAGGTCAGGTCGGGCGGAGCGGTCAGGCTGATAAGGGGCACCCCATTCGACCACGCCGTTTGCGCGAGCGCGGCCCATATCAGGCCTATCAAGGCTAACGAATGAGCAATGTGGTTCAGAAATTTCCATGAGGAATAACGGGGGGAGGCATCAAGCCACAAAGCAGGAGTGTGCAGCTTTCCTTTCATGTCGTA
This genomic interval from Saprospiraceae bacterium contains the following:
- a CDS encoding HYR domain-containing protein, which codes for MKGKLHTPALWLDASPRYSSWKFLNHIAHSLALIGLIWAALAQTAWSNGVPLISLTAPPDLTLETSGPANATCGDLVDVTIAVVGGFADIGALQYSVNWNETQLKYISHSALEIGGVGGDPIVGGDTDNGELVYVWLDPDGVVGEDLADGTVLLTITFQVVGGGAAAVEITDTPLLMEVSNSMFETNTITPQNNASITLDAPVVTLALGTNFACPNDTMVELTGGLPPGGTYLGLGVTGNNFNATVAGVGIHTITYLYDFGGCSGSATDDMTVDDIEVPMIACPVLLVTENADANCEYTVSGTGLDATATDNCIVASIVNDYNGTATLDGAAFTAGTTVVLWTATDGVGLTATCAVEITVNDVTPPTAECQDITVNLDAEGKALVMGMDLDNGSSDNCDNPVGLFVSGFAYYYAFNHWTFSSTGDGSADDSGLPTSVALTSNDDGNGGDTKICIDIPQTTTVAFTWDYFTSDDAEFDPFGFEVNGAFTQLSDNAGGFFQSGSVVVALNEGDNFCLVANSFDGLFGAATTTISPFHVSKTQFSCDDIGDNGVTLTALDSAGNTSTCSATVTVVDVTPPVLSYTFPDTYNVNVTSGDCSTVVTIERPSVTDCVVPVFDNFELSVCGAIMLQPTEGPAIINGVPDPDFLNVIPALDVCDPSTKFVAIQFPVGVTEIPYIWCDGFGNCDTVTITVTVIETGVPVANCIGTVIPLSLNANGFVVVNPDLVNATSGDNCGLDSIWVTPDTLTCANLGDNIVTLTVSDGDGNTSTCTATVNVVDELAPIVNCPTDFVASTDTTTCDALSENIPGLLLTELPADGIINAPGQYKDNCGVVSIGYTLTGVTSGSGTYPIPDGTVFNIGATAVTYIFEDADGNTTSCSFNVTVEDLVPPQTLDCPTPAPVTANLAGCLAAVTWTPPTFTDNCPGVLLLTNSHNPGQFFNLGATLITYTATDVAGNIGICTFEVVVLDDQPPVAICKDIEVFLDANGTVTVVPSQLNNNSTDNCFLALVSDTVTYNCLNVGPNDYLFIVEDFSNARDSALCVVTVSDTLAPVITDCDLFVAPDIDLDADCQFVLNAADYALNFNIEDNTLNDAPPCPLTFEVDVDGSGFAAEYQFTCQDKGANIVTFRATDVFGNTAVCTKTVTANDVTPPVIIDADVVAPPDVTVECSDYDANDFATLGQITLADVTDACDDACGATLDIAFSDSEVPGSCANSFFVFRTWTVSDQSGNFTTHLQTITVLDTQAPVISDVDTLISLEANNYDDVPQCVATHTVEILDANVTDNCTTDFADYTLTYVIDLAPLGVGPNINGTGAAATADFPIGTSEVTFTVTDPCGNSSEVTVTVEVADVNGPVINEPFGAYLGNTNLVCDSTFVILNATGNCGNIFSWYRPFANANEESFFDCSNYTVTETISDASVQSAINASSPFTYVNPPMFGIFPTTFFPVGNTVITYTATDEVGNTTVCAFTVRVIDNEAPTILCPSDQNLSITAGCTDETLVPSYINGLQVTDNCPSNVFITQTPAAGTTLSDVVADVQAGETFIVTMMAQDGQADSLSAVPCTFTVTLFDGTSPVPVLPFLPDILTSCGLDTVEAPMALDCNGIDFDTIYGTPSAPVVEILPPLVPGGPPRYVLNAGNYAITWSYTDPQNNTTTQLQSVQIQPDNNPPLAFCQQPFTVELTPAGDYALSVAEIDDGSTDPDDCGPVDLDISPAVLTCANLNDPVTVVLTVTDVSGNTAQCSTSVLALDVTAPELSPIPADLALEACDPIPNPASVTAADACDNNVEIAFQQDTVLFLNDYSYVLQRLWTATDDAGNVSTGTQLIVILDTQAPQIIGAPDTLVVFTDLNNLDCKDTVSFDIFPFISDCDTTSLTITNNLSDQGTEFFDVLAVGTYTLIYTVRDGNDNITTHEIFIEVKDGTDPIAACINGVSVSLQASGTVTVTAANINASSSDNCTAQNDLALSIQRLNPLGPITSAIVFTCPDADGVTQHPVRLYVEDEAGNQAICETFIVVQDNVVPTITACPPDRTVICNVDLSPDTQGFALASDNCPTTTVSFTDAIVAGTGNACYDIQRTWTAIDQANNSATCVQILSVLDTVKPTLSLLPADITIGCTDTLTVPPVVTAFDNCTNNVSVVLELDTVNVGQGSCGQFSYTIQRTWIATDDCGNTAVHTQNVVVTDDEAPVFTGMPDTVTLFTASFPINLTCSVNWSFDVAQFVSDCQPDSLLAITNNGPQGDGDSDLSGEYVVGLYNIQITAKDACDNTAVDSIILVVIDNSIPTLICNNDIVIALGTNGQALLSPNDVDLGSTDNCGIDTMFLSKNLFDCGDLGFNPVTLTAVDEAGNLNACTVNVNVTPGLNQVFTLVTTSTPESVSGANDGTATATPSGGSGQYTYEWSTTATTPTITGLAAGTYTVTVIDQSNGCRQVDTIVVDEGLRITLSVGNAEGCIGQTLSVPVTVENFSDVVGFNFELSVTDNNVGTLFGITTNSVHPSLAAAFTPTLNAGLLEVEWADTALTLPSGTVLFSVDIQLGAAAIGSSSPVVVTNEIFEILVNGDTATANVTVVNGSVEITCDEPELEIGGDIQTWNNPQPVPGVLVSLTGDVVADQTTGPGGTYLFLVPNNTNTTVKCFKSTPGNDAITGADILLIKRHVLGVQLLTSPYQFVAADVSSDGNLSILDYARIQQVALGLQDHITGSLDWKFIPKSYVFPSPNPISVEPDSTISHLPATMSFLDDDFVAVRMGDVNGNIVPSFTDDDADDRSGGTFLFRLDERSFQQGETFEVAFKANDFNERSGWQMTLQFDPKVLELVDIVPGALPDMNDANFGAMRAKEGLLTSLWVNAVPMTLPDGTVLFTLRFKALRNGASLEEMLHPSSQITRAEGYDRDGQPLYLDFAFTQGQNGADAATFALYQNQPNPFNSLTTIAFRLPESGPATLRVFNTAGQLLKQISADFDKGYHELRFRRDELGAPGVYYYELEAAQHSARKKMVLLE